Proteins encoded in a region of the Drosophila gunungcola strain Sukarami chromosome 3L unlocalized genomic scaffold, Dgunungcola_SK_2 000005F, whole genome shotgun sequence genome:
- the LOC128259073 gene encoding uncharacterized protein LOC128259073, with amino-acid sequence MTKVTEGEVSDGGQDVGKSNLEFAILAKGYVRQDSIPDFVANYSEGEFIALCGSKSEVVTLELSSKFMVLDPFPYLVAHLECNASEPRPLDALANKVNLEAIYDSCDVLEAQHLALDPAYTAVCSVSVPATRLVAVKRAHKLLPNGHFLLGSLNSYGFFTLMSKPAEYSRWNRLEDLDVAAILRDTLLPEKEISKITSFKKYQAFIDCAWITMFAWLTDESDNHILILGTASGSLWLLKLCVDAKTIMSHQEICTSLGRICYIDAFEQLLLVGDINGLIHLYQFDALSAPNLVLKKVLWEKTDRMGLQMAVITRCPLKDCYYIACCKASHLLTWSMPRSEEQEFLETRLYVGGIKITGLCSLDNTTYAVGTAGSQLLRIHINHHNNQFSLQMQSIAMDVLKDFPVIGLCASRHKNLMTMFIYRNKEYITQTVEQRKQLDIQVVRVGHQDALAQLSSHLDLNKPINYYTDFLADLRLDVFVEANLHRYIDFSPLESFDFAENATETQLQQLQIKFHVLQSVLRLQSSLLQLTVHVKQSQDETQLLLAMLTITHIRLRLQFMGSLSQRTTFQEQTITCMFEQTQRLMNKLKTDFTEEHPLASTTRAFVEQMAKHLHVLHNKLGNSVIAEPLEAPLLRCSVSFVEICPSLERRYCSLCERPILFELENLQELYGPGRVLTCPTCHGSFTVELLSA; translated from the exons ATGACAAAAGTTACTGAGGGAGAAGTTTCGGACGGCGGCCAAGATGTCGGGAAAT CTAATCTGGAATTTGCCATTTTGGCCAAAGGATACGTACGTCAGGATTCGATTCCTGATTTTGTGGCCAATTATTCGGAGGGAGAATTTATAGCTCTATGTGGTTCCAAGTCCGAAGTGGTCACCTTGGAGTTGAGCAGCAAATTCATGGTCCTGGATCCGTTCCCATATTTGGTGGCCCATTTGGAATGCAATGCCTCGGAACCGCGACCCTTGGACGCTTTGGCCAATAAAGTAAATCTGGAGGCCATATACGATAGCTGTGATGTCCTGGAGGCCCAACATTTGGCCCTGGATCCAGCTTACACGGCTGTTTGCTCCGTTTCTGTGCCAGCAACGAGATTAGTAGCTGTCAAAAGGGCACACAAGTTGCTACCAAATGGACATTTTCTTCTGGGTTCCCTCAACTCCTATGGTTTCTTTACCCTAATGAGCAAACCAGCGGAATACAGCCGCTGGAATAGACTGGAGGATCTCGATGTGGCTGCCATCTTAAGAGACACTCTGCTACCCGAAAAAGAAATCTCCAAGATAACGAGTTTCAAGAAGTATCAGGCTTTCATTGATTGCGCCTGGATCACAATGTTTGCTTGGCTAACAGATGAATCGGATAATCATATTTTGATACTGGGAACCGCCTCTGGAAGTTTGTGGTTGCTTAAATTATGTGTTGATGCAAAAACCATCATGAGTCATCAAGAAATATGCACTTCACTTGGTCGCATTTGCTATATTGATGCTTTTGAGCAGCTTTTACTAGTAGGAGATATTAATGGACTCATTCATCTGTACCAATTTGATGCACTAAGTGCCCCAAATCTAGTCTTAAAGAAGGTTTTATGGGAGAAAACGGATCGCATGGGTCTGCAAATGGCTGTGATTACTCGATGTCCCTTGAAGGATTGCTACTACATAGCCTGCTGCAAGGCTTCGCATTTGCTGACCTGGAGCATGCCAAGATCGGAGGAGCAAGAGTTCCTGGAGACACGACTCTATGTTGGAGGAATAAAGATCACAGGTTTGTGCAGCCTGGATAATACGACCTATGCAGTGGGAACTGCAGGCAGTCAATTGCTACGAATTCATATAAATCACCATAACAACCAGTTCAGCCTGCAGATGCAATCTATAGCCATGGATGTGCTAAAGGATTTCCCAGTTATAGGACTCTGCGCCAGCAGGCACAAGAACCTAATGACCATGTTCATCTACCGCAACAAGGAATATATAACTCAAACTGTAGAGCAAAGGAAGCAATTGGACATACAAGTGGTCAGGGTGGGGCATCAAGATGCACTTGCTCAGCTTAGCAGCCATTTGGATTTGAACAAGCCCATCAATTACTACACCGATTTCTTAGCTGACCTTCGCCTTGATGTATTTGTCGAGGCAAATTTGCACAGATACATAGACTTTAGTCCTCTGGAAAGCTTTGATTTTGCAGAGAATGCCACTGAAACGCAACTACAGcagttgcaaattaaattccatGTCCTGCAATCCGTTCTCCGCCTGCAATCGAGTCTCCTTCAGCTGACAGTTCATGTTAAACAATCCCAGGATGAAACGCAGCTACTACTGGCCATGCTTACCATCACACACATAAGACTAAGACTTCAGTTTATGGGTTCACTGAGTCAGCGAACAACATTCCAGGAGCAGACTATAACGTGCATGTTTGAGCAGACTCAACGACTGATGAATAAACTTAAGACTGACTTCACCGAGGAGCATCCTCTGGCATCAACCACAAGGGCTTTTGTTGAGCAAATGGCTAAACATTTGCATGTTTTGCATAATAAACTGGGTAATTCTGTGATAGCTGAACCCTTGGAGGCGCCACTTTTGCGGTGCAGTGTGTCCTTTGTGGAG ATCTGCCCCAGCTTGGAACGTCGCTACTGCAGCCTTTGCGAACGCCCTATTCTTTTCGAGCTGGAAAATCTTCAGGAACTCTACGGTCCTGGTAGAGTACTAACATGTCCCACATGCCATGGAAGCTTCACCGTGGAATTGTTAAGTGCATAA
- the LOC128259072 gene encoding protein daughter of sevenless isoform X2 — protein sequence MDRTFYEGWLIKSPPTKRIWRARWRRRWFTLKQGEIPEQFCLEYYTDHNCRKLKGVIDLDQCEQVDCGLRLENRKQKFQYMFDIKTPKRTYYLAAETEADMRDWVNCICQVCHLHDTKQSNELPLGAVGADDNRTQHTSSSGGLSNSTQNTTTTSLHSSAGTTAANAGGAAAQLRRPAVIEQQPMPSNAGNNNSDSVYVNTEYSNRETMLCDANFDQQDLLSAAQQQPPPSPATALYLNHSALIQAQAAAEAAKQQLQQHQQQQLARLAVNANGVVRKLPEHLVLTQQTLAEATAQQHSSSSSVQASPALSTASGPYIPISECFSGTPRFLTGSAIPGGADVAIPNNPTTPLNNLDPKFYDTPRSHNNIGLNLTNDQSNSPKITNLSLQLANTNASKQRSDSDSESVFTDDDEWAHPLPLRENVDRSTRPSDSSIENESFVLTYSQRFSKMPEEGGAVVPPTDKNSKLAGAASLADAGDQRTLEKPANVLKNKNNLILDFKENEKIPRDLPQLSDTENTSPAIVARRNAHSATIEESYDIPRSHQLPYYNLNQLLSERPVTSPHNSNPIAASTPNLMAAGLGSMTAILTAANPAQIGAAQPVASSPTSARTLPRHCYTNAAPTKMEGNVFRYDFVEQADCPPVNRKLKPKGVGGLPAVEDKPPEEFPAKPPVGVEHLTSKLGAAQLQQPIGPPSVDRKCKPNAYKLGTSATMSPSTRRSSGAPLSMVLPHETDVHSAAGASFFHETRTLPRQPHRQHPNSPGSMSVQHQRTASAAAAMMSLVGSAAAAAAAAPKQQPPAQAEHKLQYFDLDVTNKPPLLNRSSMSVGNLYSQGGNAASGIRLAGVDAGGARAPVPSSVVYNFVDFVKTEAFKRIREERQSNESSGNK from the exons ATGGATCGCACTTTCTACGAAGGCTGGCTAATTAAATCGCCGCCCACCAAGCGCATTTGGCGAGCA CGTTGGCGGCGTCGCTGGTTCACACTGAAGCAGGGCGAGATACCCGAGCAGTTCTGCCTCGAATACTACACCGACCACAACTGCCGCAAGCTGAAGGGCGTTATCGATTTGGATCAATGCGAGCAGGTGGACTGTGGGCTGCGGCTGGAGAATCGAAAGCAGAAGTTCCAGTACATGTTTGATATTAAGACGCCCAAGCGCACCTATTACCTGGCTGCCGAAACGGAGGCGGATATGCGCGACTGGGTCAACTGCATCTGCCAGGTGTGCCATCTGCATGACACCAAGCAGTCGAATGAGTTGCCTCTGGGAGCCGTGGGGGCAG ATGATAACCGCACCCAGCACACAAGCTCCAGTGGCGGACTGAGCAACTCCACCCAAAATACGACCACCACTTCGTTGCACTCCTCGGCTGGCACCACAGCGGCGAATGCTGGAGGAGCGGCGGCCCAGTTGCGACGACCGGCGGTCATTGAACAGCAACCGATGCCCTCGAATGCGGGTAACAACAACTCGGACTCGGTTTATGTCAACACGGAGTATAGCAATCGCGAGACGATGCTATGCGATGCCAATTTCGATCAGCAGGATCTGCTCTCGGCTGCCCAGCAGCAACCGCCGCCATCGCCGGCAACTGCTTTGTATTTAAACCATAGTGCTTTGATCCAAGCTCAGGCAGCGGCAGAAGCTGCCaagcaacaactgcagcagcatcaacaacaacaactggcTCGTCTGGCTGTAAACGCCAATGGAGTGGTGCGAAAACTCCCAGAGCACCTGGTGCTCACCCAACAAACCCTGGCTGAGGCTACTGCCCAacagcacagcagcagcagcagcgttCAGGCTTCACCCGCTTTGAGCACCGCCTCCGGACCGTATATACCCATTAGCGAATGCTTTTCGGGCACTCCAAGATTCCTGACCGGCAGTGCGATTCCCGGAGGAGCAGATGTGGCCATACCAAACAATCCCACAACGCCGTTGAACAACTTGGATCCCAAGTTCTACGATACGCCGCGTAGTCATAATAACATCGGTTTGAATCTGACCAACGATCAATCCAACTCACCCAAGATCACCAATTTGAGTCTG CAATTGGCCAATACCAATGCCAGTAAACAACGTTCCGACTCGGATTCAGAAAGCGTTTTCACCGATGACGATGAGTGGGCCCATCCTTTGCCCCTGCGCGAGAATGTTG ATCGCAGCACCCGACCCTCGGATAGTTCCATTGAGAATGAATCGTTTGTGCTGACCTACTCGCAGCGCTTCTCCAAAATGCCCGAAGAGGGTGGAGCTGTGGTGCCTCCAACTGACAAGAATTCAAAGCTAGCGGGAGCAGCATCTCTGGCAGATGCTGGTGACCAAAGAACGCTGGAGAAACCTGCCAATGTGCTGAAGAACAAAAATAATCTCATACTGGACTTTAAGGAGAATGAAAA AATTCCTCGCGATCTGCCGCAGCTGTCGGATACGGAAAACACTTCTCCGGCCATCGTGGCCCGCCGTAATGCCCATTCAGCCACCATCGAGGAAAGCTACGACATTCCACGCTCCCACCAACTGCCCTACTACAATCTCAACCAGCTGCTGAGCGAGCGACCCGTAACCAGTCCGCACAACTCCAATCCCATTGCGGCATCCACACCGAATCTCATGGCAGCCGGCCTGGGCTCAATGACTGCCATATTAACGGCAGCCAATCCCGCCCAGATTGGCGCTGCTCAGCCAGTCGCCTCATCGCCCACCAGTGCTCGCACATTGCCACGACACTGCTACACGAATGCAGCGCCCACCAAAATGGAGGGCAATGTGTTTCGCTACGATTTTGTGGAGCAAGCGGATTGCCCGCCGGTGAATCGCAAGCTAAAGCCAAAGGGTGTGGGTGGATTGCCTGCCGTTGAGGACAAGCCGCCGGAGGAGTTTCCGGCCAAGCCGCCGGTGGGTGTAGAGCATTTGACTAGTAAACTGGGAGCAGCGCAGCTACAGCAACCGATTGGACCGCCCAGCGTGGACAGAAAGTGCAAGCCGAATGCCTATAAG TTGGGAACTTCGGCCACCATGTCGCCGTCAACGCGTCGCTCCTCGGGTGCACCTCTATCCATGGTGCTGCCGCACGAAACGGATGTCCATTCGGCGGCTGGAGCCTCCTTCTTCCACGAAACCCGCACCCTGCCGCGCCAGCCGCATCGTCAGCATCCCAACAGTCCGGGCAGCATGTCGGTGCAACATCAACGCACTGCATCGGCCGCAGCAGCCATGATGAGCTTGGTGGGAtcggcggcggctgctgctgctgccgccccAAAGCAACAACCACCAGCTCAGGCTGAGCACAAGCTGCAGTACTTTGATCTGGATGTGACCAACAAACCGCCATTGCTAAACCGATCCAGCATGAGTGTGGGAAATCTGTACTCGCAGGGTGGCAATGCTGCCAGTGGAATAAGGTTGGCTGGCGTGGATGCGGGTGGAGCCCGGGCACCAGTGCCCAGCAGCGTGGTCTACAATTTCGTGGACTTTGTCAAAACAGAAGCATTTAAGAGGATTCGGGAGGAGCGGCAGAGCAACGAGAGCAGCGGCAACAAGTGA
- the LOC128259082 gene encoding enkurin, with protein MSLVYITHHDENIFGCENEFERAAGPKESVFVYKNPIVERAAKYARDLRERFNVEDKKLSVVLQNDGTRVLTEAKKSLHRTMGCAHTPIDPPCAFLRKNQGIKWRRENTHKCPKVPPMPPLPPAGSGGHKCTMAPNFIKRNKMCAKETIPCPPPPRYVDTPAGTRHNLLNSGLVPQFICRKDFGKVPVYLKKTKRMLADMNAVCAKEQARLLELCRGIKGFTQASVNLGGPPEMPGMRVMNQPERNEILEGLRLSLTDMTKQYQSMSLLIDSIAKRQRKSKLESDLRQVEQDILLIETTPIIYVSEY; from the exons ATGTCGCTGGTATACATCACCCACCACGATGAGAACATCTTCGGGTGTGAGAACGAGTTTGAGAGAGCTGCGGGTCCCAAGGAATCCGTTTTTGTCTACAAAAATC CTATTGTGGAGCGGGCAGCCAAGTATGCCAGGGATCTGCGAGAGCGCTTCAATGTGGAGGACAAGAAGCTATCGGTTGTGCTGCAGAACGATGGCACCCGGGTCCTCACGGAGGCCAAGAAATCCCTGCATCGCACCATGGGCTGTGCCCACACCCCGATCGATCCACCGTGCGCCTTTCTGCGCAAGAACCAGGGCATCAAGTGGCGGCGGGAGAACACGCACAAGTGTCCCAAGGTGCCGCCAATGCCGCCATTGCCACCGGCCGGAAGTGGTGGCCACAAGTGCACCATGGCTCCGAATTTCATCAAACGCAATAAGATGTGCGCCAAGGAGACTATACCCTGCCCCCCGCCACCGCGCTATGTGGACACTCCGGCGGGAACTCGTCACAATCTGCTGAATTCCGGCCTGGTGCCGCAGTTCATCTGTCGCAAGGACTTCGGCAAGGTTCCGGTCTATCTCAAGAAGACCAAACGGATGCTGGCCGACATGAATGCCGTGTGTGCCAAGGAGCAGGCTCGTTTGCTGGAGTTGTGCCGTGGCATCAAAGGATTCACCCAGGCCTCCGTGAACTTGGGTGGTCCACCGGAAATGCCCGGAATGCGGGTGATGAACCAGCCGGAACGCAATGAGATCCTCGAAGGTTTACGCCTGAGCTTGACCGACATGACCAAGCAATATCAGTCCATGTCGCTGTTAATCGACAGCATTGCCAAGCGGCAGAGGAAGTCCAAGCTGGAGTCCGATCTTCGTCAGGTGGAGCAGGATATTCTGTTGATCGAAACCACTCCGATTATCTATGTTTCCGAGTATTAG
- the LOC128259072 gene encoding protein daughter of sevenless isoform X1, protein MDRTFYEGWLIKSPPTKRIWRARWRRRWFTLKQGEIPEQFCLEYYTDHNCRKLKGVIDLDQCEQVDCGLRLENRKQKFQYMFDIKTPKRTYYLAAETEADMRDWVNCICQVCHLHDTKQSNELPLGAVGADDNRTQHTSSSGGLSNSTQNTTTTSLHSSAGTTAANAGGAAAQLRRPAVIEQQPMPSNAGNNNSDSVYVNTEYSNRETMLCDANFDQQDLLSAAQQQPPPSPATALYLNHSALIQAQAAAEAAKQQLQQHQQQQLARLAVNANGVVRKLPEHLVLTQQTLAEATAQQHSSSSSVQASPALSTASGPYIPISECFSGTPRFLTGSAIPGGADVAIPNNPTTPLNNLDPKFYDTPRSHNNIGLNLTNDQSNSPKITNLSLQQLANTNASKQRSDSDSESVFTDDDEWAHPLPLRENVDRSTRPSDSSIENESFVLTYSQRFSKMPEEGGAVVPPTDKNSKLAGAASLADAGDQRTLEKPANVLKNKNNLILDFKENEKIPRDLPQLSDTENTSPAIVARRNAHSATIEESYDIPRSHQLPYYNLNQLLSERPVTSPHNSNPIAASTPNLMAAGLGSMTAILTAANPAQIGAAQPVASSPTSARTLPRHCYTNAAPTKMEGNVFRYDFVEQADCPPVNRKLKPKGVGGLPAVEDKPPEEFPAKPPVGVEHLTSKLGAAQLQQPIGPPSVDRKCKPNAYKLGTSATMSPSTRRSSGAPLSMVLPHETDVHSAAGASFFHETRTLPRQPHRQHPNSPGSMSVQHQRTASAAAAMMSLVGSAAAAAAAAPKQQPPAQAEHKLQYFDLDVTNKPPLLNRSSMSVGNLYSQGGNAASGIRLAGVDAGGARAPVPSSVVYNFVDFVKTEAFKRIREERQSNESSGNK, encoded by the exons ATGGATCGCACTTTCTACGAAGGCTGGCTAATTAAATCGCCGCCCACCAAGCGCATTTGGCGAGCA CGTTGGCGGCGTCGCTGGTTCACACTGAAGCAGGGCGAGATACCCGAGCAGTTCTGCCTCGAATACTACACCGACCACAACTGCCGCAAGCTGAAGGGCGTTATCGATTTGGATCAATGCGAGCAGGTGGACTGTGGGCTGCGGCTGGAGAATCGAAAGCAGAAGTTCCAGTACATGTTTGATATTAAGACGCCCAAGCGCACCTATTACCTGGCTGCCGAAACGGAGGCGGATATGCGCGACTGGGTCAACTGCATCTGCCAGGTGTGCCATCTGCATGACACCAAGCAGTCGAATGAGTTGCCTCTGGGAGCCGTGGGGGCAG ATGATAACCGCACCCAGCACACAAGCTCCAGTGGCGGACTGAGCAACTCCACCCAAAATACGACCACCACTTCGTTGCACTCCTCGGCTGGCACCACAGCGGCGAATGCTGGAGGAGCGGCGGCCCAGTTGCGACGACCGGCGGTCATTGAACAGCAACCGATGCCCTCGAATGCGGGTAACAACAACTCGGACTCGGTTTATGTCAACACGGAGTATAGCAATCGCGAGACGATGCTATGCGATGCCAATTTCGATCAGCAGGATCTGCTCTCGGCTGCCCAGCAGCAACCGCCGCCATCGCCGGCAACTGCTTTGTATTTAAACCATAGTGCTTTGATCCAAGCTCAGGCAGCGGCAGAAGCTGCCaagcaacaactgcagcagcatcaacaacaacaactggcTCGTCTGGCTGTAAACGCCAATGGAGTGGTGCGAAAACTCCCAGAGCACCTGGTGCTCACCCAACAAACCCTGGCTGAGGCTACTGCCCAacagcacagcagcagcagcagcgttCAGGCTTCACCCGCTTTGAGCACCGCCTCCGGACCGTATATACCCATTAGCGAATGCTTTTCGGGCACTCCAAGATTCCTGACCGGCAGTGCGATTCCCGGAGGAGCAGATGTGGCCATACCAAACAATCCCACAACGCCGTTGAACAACTTGGATCCCAAGTTCTACGATACGCCGCGTAGTCATAATAACATCGGTTTGAATCTGACCAACGATCAATCCAACTCACCCAAGATCACCAATTTGAGTCTG CAGCAATTGGCCAATACCAATGCCAGTAAACAACGTTCCGACTCGGATTCAGAAAGCGTTTTCACCGATGACGATGAGTGGGCCCATCCTTTGCCCCTGCGCGAGAATGTTG ATCGCAGCACCCGACCCTCGGATAGTTCCATTGAGAATGAATCGTTTGTGCTGACCTACTCGCAGCGCTTCTCCAAAATGCCCGAAGAGGGTGGAGCTGTGGTGCCTCCAACTGACAAGAATTCAAAGCTAGCGGGAGCAGCATCTCTGGCAGATGCTGGTGACCAAAGAACGCTGGAGAAACCTGCCAATGTGCTGAAGAACAAAAATAATCTCATACTGGACTTTAAGGAGAATGAAAA AATTCCTCGCGATCTGCCGCAGCTGTCGGATACGGAAAACACTTCTCCGGCCATCGTGGCCCGCCGTAATGCCCATTCAGCCACCATCGAGGAAAGCTACGACATTCCACGCTCCCACCAACTGCCCTACTACAATCTCAACCAGCTGCTGAGCGAGCGACCCGTAACCAGTCCGCACAACTCCAATCCCATTGCGGCATCCACACCGAATCTCATGGCAGCCGGCCTGGGCTCAATGACTGCCATATTAACGGCAGCCAATCCCGCCCAGATTGGCGCTGCTCAGCCAGTCGCCTCATCGCCCACCAGTGCTCGCACATTGCCACGACACTGCTACACGAATGCAGCGCCCACCAAAATGGAGGGCAATGTGTTTCGCTACGATTTTGTGGAGCAAGCGGATTGCCCGCCGGTGAATCGCAAGCTAAAGCCAAAGGGTGTGGGTGGATTGCCTGCCGTTGAGGACAAGCCGCCGGAGGAGTTTCCGGCCAAGCCGCCGGTGGGTGTAGAGCATTTGACTAGTAAACTGGGAGCAGCGCAGCTACAGCAACCGATTGGACCGCCCAGCGTGGACAGAAAGTGCAAGCCGAATGCCTATAAG TTGGGAACTTCGGCCACCATGTCGCCGTCAACGCGTCGCTCCTCGGGTGCACCTCTATCCATGGTGCTGCCGCACGAAACGGATGTCCATTCGGCGGCTGGAGCCTCCTTCTTCCACGAAACCCGCACCCTGCCGCGCCAGCCGCATCGTCAGCATCCCAACAGTCCGGGCAGCATGTCGGTGCAACATCAACGCACTGCATCGGCCGCAGCAGCCATGATGAGCTTGGTGGGAtcggcggcggctgctgctgctgccgccccAAAGCAACAACCACCAGCTCAGGCTGAGCACAAGCTGCAGTACTTTGATCTGGATGTGACCAACAAACCGCCATTGCTAAACCGATCCAGCATGAGTGTGGGAAATCTGTACTCGCAGGGTGGCAATGCTGCCAGTGGAATAAGGTTGGCTGGCGTGGATGCGGGTGGAGCCCGGGCACCAGTGCCCAGCAGCGTGGTCTACAATTTCGTGGACTTTGTCAAAACAGAAGCATTTAAGAGGATTCGGGAGGAGCGGCAGAGCAACGAGAGCAGCGGCAACAAGTGA
- the LOC128259086 gene encoding acyl-coenzyme A thioesterase 13, giving the protein MATKKLGMDFVKNMSEYASGSNGFDRVLRMIKITGGGDGRAVGEFTVQEEHLNRQGTLHGGLTATIVDNCTTYALMSKGSHPGVTANLNVSYIAAAYPGEVIEVDCNTVRAGKKMAYLDCLLRRKSDGKIIAKGGQVKYIQFDKEKLDF; this is encoded by the exons ATGGCGACCAAAAAACTGGGAATGGACTTCGTAAAAAATATGTCGGAATACGCCAGTGGATCCAACGGATTTGATCGGGTCTTGAGAATG ATTAAAATAACCGGCGGTGGTGATGGACGCGCCGTGGGAGAGTTCACTGTGCAAGAGGAGCATTTGAACCGGCAGGGAACTCTTCACGGAGGTCTGACTGCCACAATTGTGGATAATTGCACAACATACGCGCTAATGTCGAAAGGATCCCATCCCGGCGTCACGGCCAATTTAAATGTCAGCTATATTGCCGCTGCTTATCCTGGTGAAGTTATAGAAGTAGATTGTAACACTGTACGGGCCGGTAAGAAGATGGCCTATTTGGATTGCCTTTTGAGGCGCAAATCGGATGGCAAGATCATTGCCAAGGGAGGACAAGTCAAGTATATTCAATTCGACAAGGAAAAGctggatttttaa